The region GTTTTAATTTATAGCCGATATAAAGATTCTTATCGCGTTGGATACTtgaaagcttttaaaaaaaacagggaataattttcatttatcTGGACTCGATCTATAGAATAAATTTCACTTATCACTTATGGTATAATTCATTTTGAAAACACTGTCACTTTGGATAAAAACCAAGACCCTGACCTTTAGATAGCACGTTAAcctaaattcaaaatttagaACTAAACACAACCGCTCCACAGGCCCACCTTCGGCAAACTGAGACTCCTTCGTATTGCTCCCAAGAATTAAGTAGGGCCAACTAATAGGACCACTTCGTGGATGGCTTATCGCTTGAACCCCGgcgataaaaattaaatgttatGATTATAATCTTCGGTTTTTGCCACATAAAACGATTACATCCCGCGATAGGTGATAAAGACGGTACCTGCCGAATGCCAGAAGCCGATTCTCTTTATTGCCCTTTATAGATTATCGCCTCTGTCGGCAAATACCTTACCGTGGggtccaaaatatataaattccACTAGCTGTATAATTAACTGACATATAATTAAAACACCTGatataaaacataaatatttattatcatACTTCTTATCGGggaatataaattaaaactaaaatatggGATTTTAGTTCAagtatttactttatttaatttgtctaTTAAATTAAAGATAATAACTCTGTTAGAAAATAAAACTCTCTAACGCTGCAAACCAGTCAGTTGTATAAGCCCAGTCGGGAAAGGTGGCCAAGAATTTCGTGTATTCATCGGTGTAGTATTCCTGATGATATAGAAAGTGTTCCACGATTACCAACTTAAAGAAAGGTCCCTCGGCGTTATCATCCTCGTTTTCAAGTTCTATCCAAAAGTTGAATGCCTCCTCGGTTTGGGCGTATATGCGGAAAACTAGATAGGGCGGAGCGAGCTTATCTTCAAGAGGGGTTTTGTCTAAGGACCAGTCAGTGATGGTGACCTTGTCAAAGGGGTCTAAATACATAATAACACGATCGCAGGCCTTCAAGCTAAACTCGTAGCGCCATTTTTTGTCTGCCACCTGCTGCTTTGATATCAAGGAAAGGTCTTTGAAAATTGGAAGAGCGGGTGACGAGCTGGAGATCCATCGGGCAGAGTCCCTGCAGAGGAAATAGTGGATTTggaatctatatatataagattCTAAACTTACGTCCAGTTTATCCAACCCCGTCTGTAGACTGGCAAACCACAGTAAGGCTCTGCGGCACAGGTGTCATCCATCCAATTCTGTAATTCTGCATTCTTGAACGTGGTGTCGTCCAGTTCATGGATGCGGGTCTCCTCCGGTTGAATATAAAAACCAGAATCCTGTGTAGTGCTGCCATTTAGATTATGGAAAGTTCGCTGAGTGTGCTATAAGaatcaattaataaaatatttgttaaccatatttttcttaataatctTACCACAGATTAGTAACGCTGAGGGGCCACATCTTTTGCAAAAGGAAATCCCGCAGGAGTGGCTGCCaggataataaaaataatcgtAATCACGCCAAACGAAGAAAATATGATCTTTGGTTTTCGAAACTTGTGCATAACAGGAACCTGAAAGAAATAGTTTTAGATAGGTTTAATTTAAggttttatcttttaaaactAACCGTAAAGCCTGCATACTGAATTCCAGATAGGATGATAAACAGAGAGATCATAAAATCCGGACTACTATTGGGACCATCGCGACCCTCCATGGGCACGAAAATTACAAGGATTGCATAGCAGAGATAAGTGTAGAAGAGAAACGGCAGgatttggaaaattaaatgcaCAGTCACGAAGTAGCTttctgaaaaaatataaaactataGTGTGAACTTAAGGAAAATGGTTAAAAAAACTTACTTTTCACagaaagttttaaaataatttgcacTAGTACGGATATAGAGTAGAAAAAGATTCCAATCATGAAGAAGTAGCTGGAGCGAATGTTCAAACCAGTGAGGATAATGCAGAGTAATACCAGAAGGATGCAGTGGGCATGCATGAAGCAGGCTATGGTCTGATCCAGCTTCATGTGGGTCTTCCTCTTTGTCCACTGGATATAGAAAGCAGGAAGCAATCCAGTGGCAAAGAACAGGGGGCAGAAGTATAGTCCAAAGGCCATCCACTTGCCATGGTACCAGGACTCTGCCAATCCCACTCCTTGCATAAACACAGCCACCAAAAGGGTGAGGCCACAGGCCGCGAAAACAGTTCCCGCCTGGACGAGGAAGATCAGACCAAATCGCTTCATCACCGCCTTTGGAGCATCGGCTCCATTGTCCAGGGTCATGATGTAGAGCGAGGTTCCAATGCAGAGGAGCGCCGCCACGGAGACCACAATGTTGATGGCCATACTCACGGATGTGGTATAGGTGAGCATAAACCAGCCCATGAAATCGTAGAACACCATATGGCCTTCCTCATTAGCCTCGATGTCATCCAGTTCGGGGGCATTCGCCAAGGCCCAAACCAAGGGCAGCACATTGTCGCCCGTAGACTGATAGGTTCCCCGCTCCACATTTCGGTAGTTGTCATACTTAGTGTGGTAGGCGTAACCATTTACCACGCTGGCCATGTCCAGTCCAGGAACTCCTCCAAAGTCCCGAAAAATACGAAAGTCTGTATCAGAAGGAATGAAGTTGTTCTGGAAGAGCTCTTCCGCCAGAGTCTGGGCATAAGGATGGCGGGCACTTTGCTTATAGTACTTGGCCAGCCAGGGGTGATTGGGTCCAGTCTGGAAAAGGACCTCGCGTCCTCCAGTGCCTGTAGAGTCGAGGTTCACCAGAGCTCTGCAGTTTTTGGCCCATTTATGCTGGGTTATGAATCCATGGGCTCCCAAGAGACGAGCCTCTTCGGCTCCATTGAAAAGGAAAACCACTGGATGGTTAAGGGGCTTCTCAGAGCGAGAGATCACGCGAAGGGTTTCCAGCATGACCACCACCATGACGCCGTCATCTCCAGCCGCCGGACTTTTCATCTCTGAATCGTAGTGGGAGTTCACCAGCACATAGTTTTCGTTATTTGAATCCTTTCGGGAGATCTTTACCACCACATTGGAAAGGTTTTCATAGCTATTGGCGAAGCCATAGAGATAGAAGCCTCCGGTATAGAGCTGCTTCTCTACCTCTATATCATAGAGATCCGAGCAAGCTTCGTCTTGTACTTTTTGGATTTCACGCAGAAGAAAGTTCACTGTATGGACTTCGTTATTAATAGATCCGGCTGGCTTGGGGCCAATGGAAGAGAGCTCTGCCAGCTGCTTCATCGCTCGCTCGCCTATGAACTCATCTGGATGCAGTGCCTCCTCGTTTTGGGAGAGCATCGCCGGGTAGCTGTTGAAACTGGGTAGAACGGCAGCATAGAAGAGTGCAAAAAAGGCGGCAGCATAGATAGGAGCTCCAAACCAGTGCCATTTCTTGTCCCTGGCGCCCTTTGCGCCATCCTTGTCGGCTGTGATATCAACGCTGGAGAAGGTCATCtggaaaatgtatttttaattattcacGAAACCTTTAACAGCCAGTTAACAGTCGATTGCTGATTAAATCAGACATAATCTTAAATTATGTCATGGGAATTTTCAATTAAGTGGAGGCTATTTTTAAATAGCTAACCATATTGATTTGATTCATGGAGGAGCGTAAAATGTGTGACTCTGCGACGTTGCCCGAAGGCCTCAGCATGCGGAACTGagtttttgtttcaattttaaaattatttcaggTCTGTGTGTACCCCGTAGATCTATTAAAGCCTCCCTAGATAGTTTTCCTCTACCAGCTGATTAGTAGATGTTTATTTTTGATGATCCAACACAAATTGTCATTCACATTGAAATTATTTCTTCTGAACAGTCTCAAAGCTTATTTTATAGATAATGAATGATGACTATAATGAATGATCCCCATgcctttaaaatttttaaattatattactAGTATAGGAATTTTAAAACACACACTCGAGAGGCAACCGCACCGTAACTCAATCTCCTTAGAACTAAGCCTGCTCTCAAGAATATCAGCTTCATGGATCATTTATTGCTCAAAATTGTGCGATAATAtgattttaatctttttttttttctttggtacTAAAAACGATAACATATACTGATAAGAGAAACCACCTGCTGTCCCCTGCACCCTGAAAAGGTCTCTAGAAGTAAAGTTAGACCGTTTTTTGCGTAttcttttacattttaaaacttttggTACCTATTCAAtactattttttaatataaataatttaaaaaaaacaccccTATCTTATAACATAAACTGGCACCTAACTGTCAGGGGtttatcaacttcggctccgcctgaaggaagctttcttttcttgtctAATCTTATGTTGGCCAATAAATTGTGCGAGAGCCAAAGTCCTTCTCTAAATATGACAGTTCTACACTTAcgctttttaaaattaaaattttaatcaaaacgCTTTCATATTACCCGCTAAGCCTAAAGGATTAACTACTGTAAAAGCTTGATAAATAATATCAAATAAGCCATTCGATGTGACATCGATGTGGCGCAATCAATCATAATTTTCCATTCATATTTGTTCCAAAAAGATATCGAATTGTCTCAATATTTGTCTGTTTCTTTActtaacaataataaaatctaCATATTTTCATAATCTAGTAGATCCAGCTCTCAAATGAAGCCGGCCATGGTGTGGCATCTGTGTATTTAGGGAAACTGTCAAGGAATTTCTTAAAATCAGGTGTCAACATGTCCTTGTGGTGGGTCCAGTGTCCTCCCAGGCCTAGCTCCAGAGTGGAGGAGTTGAAGTTTCCATTGGgtttctaaaaattttaatatataatatggATTCAAAAGGTTTAATGAATAACCTACCTCTAGTTCTATCCAGAACTTGAGGGGATCTCCATTGACACCCCAGGAGAAGTAAATGAAGTAGGGCGGGTCAAATCTCAAACGCAAAGGAGCCTggaattcataaatatttaactaaGATTTCAttcaatatatatttaataataactCACCTGATGGAAGGACCAGTTTGTGATAAAAGCTCCATTCAAAGGCTGAACAAAAACAGCCATGTGATTGGGACCAGTTAATGTCATGTCATAGCGAATCTTTGTGGCGGAAAGTTCTTTCTTGGAGATCACCTTGACGGTTGGCAGATCATCGCCCAGAATTGGCTCCGAGGCGGGAATCCATAAGCTGTTCTTTCTGTAATAATTATTGAAACAAGAGTTTTTCCaatgccattttttttgtaatattaaaACTTACCTAGTTTTGTGCCAACGCTGGTTGTATAAGGGAAGCCCACAATTGATTTCCTTTTCGCAATCATCTCCAATTCTTTGGGCAAGAGTCATGTTGATAACAtcatctaaaatatattaaattattgattttttctttCCTATAAATATAAAGTAATAACCCACTTTTAACGGTGTAAGTGCGTCTGTCCTGGGGCATGATGAAGTAACCGGATTCTTGGCGACGAATTTTGTTGTCGGCGTCATGGAAAGTACGCTTGGCGTGCTAAAGATAAAAAATAGacaaattatatacatttgcaaataaaattaGCACAATTTCTAACTTACCAGAACTGCGAAACGCTGAACATTGGTCTCCGGGCGATAGGGGAATCCAGCGGGAGTTAGTGCAATGATAAAGCAAATCGCGGTAATGCCGAGCAGACCACAGATGATTGTCTTGGATTTGTTGAACAACTGCAGGACTGGGAGGATAAAGCCGCAGCAGAGGAAGCCAACAGCTACGCTGAAAATAGCCACGGCCAAATCCGGGTTAAGATTCTCCCCGAAGCGACCGAACATGGGAATAAAAGTGGTAAAGAATCCGTGCGAGAAATaggcaaagaaaacaaagggCGGAATAAGGCAAACAATGTGAGGAATGACCCAGGCGACATCTGTAAAGGACATCAAGAAAaggttaataaatattaaaaatgtatatccaTATTTATCCAACCTTTGCTGTGCAGTTTGGTGGCAATGTTGACGATCAGACCCACAGTGTAGAACAGACAGCTCAGAGTCAGAACGAAAACAGAACGGATGCCACAAATGGTGAATATCAGAGTAAGAATAGCCAAAAGCAAGCAATGGCAGTGCAGCAAGATCTGAACTCTCTGGCCGATGGGCAGCTTGTCCTGAAAacgtttatatatattatttaaatctcATTTCCCATCTATAGTCTCTTTTACTTACAAACTTGGTCCAGTGGAAGTACATAGCTGGCACAATGGCAAATCCAAAGAAAAAGGTGGTGAAGTATAGGCCCAAGATGAGCCAAGAGTTCGAGAACCAGGACATTGGCAGATGTACAGCGTCCATGAACAGACCCAGAAGAACTGGTATAATAGCCGACACCAGTACAGACAGCAAGTTCACAAAGAAAGTGTGCAACACCCGCTTCAGGATCTTCTCCAGACGAATGCCAGAGCTCACGGACATCAGCTTGAAGGCGAAACCAATAAGACCAATGGCCGCCAGGGACACAATCACATTGAAGATTACTCCTTCGGTTTCAGTGTAGAAGACCAAGAACCAGCCCATCACATCGAAGTAGATGGTGTGTCCTTCGGCATATTTCTGAGAGAAAAGATCATAttagtttataaattttatcttttctttactAAACCTACCGAAGAGTCTTCCAACTCGGGAGAATTCGCAATCTCCCTGACCAAAGCCAGCAGATTATCACCAGTATGCTGGAGACTACCTCTGGGAAAGATCTCAGCCTTGTCGTGACGCGTGTGGTAAACATATCCATTGTATGTATAAGCCATATCCAGTCCAGGAACAGCACCATGATCGCGGAAGATACGGAAATCGGTGTCCGAGGGAATCATGTTGTTTTGGAACATCTCCTCGCCCATGGTGGAGGCATAAGGATGCTTAATGGCGCGTCTGTAATTCTTCATCAGCCAGGGGTGATTGGGACCCGATTGGAAGAGAATCTCCCGACCGCCATTGCCGCAGGAATCGAGGTTAATAAGAGCTCTGAAATAatataattctatttttaagaAGGCCACAATTTATAGTCAAATTTGGTCACCTACTTGCAGTATTTGGCCCACTTGTGCTGGGTGATGAATGCATGGGAAGCCTGTAGAGGGTTCTCCTCAGCTCCGTTGAACAGGAACACCACGGGATTCTTCAGGGGCTTCTCGGAGTTAACCAAAACACGGAGTACCTCCATCATTGTGGCCACCATGGAGGCATCGTCGCCGGCACCAGGACCCGCTGGCACCGAGTCGTAATGGCTGTTCACCAATAGCCAAGTGGTACTGTTGGTTCCCCTGGGGCTAACCTTGAccacaatgttttggatgctTTGGTACATGTTGACCATAGACCAATGGACATAGCTGCCAGAAGCAACTTGTACATCAACCTCGATTTCGTTGGCTGTTCCAGACTTGATTTTGTGAGTTTTCTCAGAGAGGAGTTTCAAGGCGGCCATCTCGTTGGTGCGACTGCCCACGACACGGGGTCCCAGGCTCACCAGATCCCGCAGATTGTTCTCCGCCCGCTCGGCAATAAACTGATCCGGGTGCTTGGCCTCATCCTGAATGGTAAGAGGGCGGGGCAGGTGATGGCAGGCGGGGATCGAGATGGTGACGTACAAGAGCAGCCAGAATCCAAAGAAAGCGGGTGCCCAGTACCACTTGATTTTGTTGTGCTGGATAAAGGCTCGCTCACAGCCATTGGGTTGGGTCTGTATGGAAATAAAGATACGAATTAGAAAATACAtcaaaatatatgtacatcaGTTCAGTAACAGATAAGTTATTTGTTGTACCCAGGAATGGTGGTGGTTTCGGGGTTTATTGAAATAGAGCGGGGTTTAACCACGTCCATATACTTGTAGATACTCGATACCCATGTCTGACTCTGGAGACGTGACTCAGTTTCGCCATTGGAATCGTCCAGGTGTATCGAAGTCGAATGTTAGATTTAATCCATCAGTTTCGTATCTTATCTGACGGCAGTTAGGCAGGCACTCTAATAAAAATGTCGCAGTCCCTGGCTGTTGCCACCGAAAATCGAATTGGCTACTAGAAATGGTCGTCTTTTAGCTGCGCCAAACCATACCAAACCCGAAACCCCAGACGTCTAGATAAACGGGGTGTGCAACTAGGGCAACTAATACGGAGCCACTATCTCAAGGGTTTCCGCAGTGGGTTAATTAACGACTCGCCGCCAGATAAGTGGGTGCACTGGTGCCGCCAAATACAATATATAATCAATAGGCGAGGAATTTCGAAATGTTTAAAACCCTGATGGCCGGCGATTAGCCCGACGTACCGCACCCCAAATCGAAAGTGGGCAATCTAATCAAGGATCCCAAAACCGGACTGCTTACCTCATACTGCTGCGAGCTGCGGGGTCTGAGGAGGGGATCCGTATTATGCGGATCACTGGTCGGCGTAATGACGCGCCGCCGCACGTTCTTCTCCGAGCCACTCATTCCACCGGGTTCCGGATATTCCTCCTGGTCAAGATTCTAGGGCCAACCGCTCGCTCGGCCGGCTAACGCGCAACTGATCGCCTCCGGCAGCAATAGTTCTGCTAAAGTATACCTTCGATAATGTTGCCGATTTCCATATCTCTCTCTGGCACCTACGCTCACCTATGCGCTATCTTATCTGGCGGTTCTCATAGATCGGATAACCGAGTGGCAGGTAACGTCTGAGGTGTGAGGGGGTTCTCTTTTCATTATGGATTGGGCGTCAAGAATGCCTATATAACTTCCGTTTAAACTTAACATAATTCTGAACTTGACCAACAAGATATGAGGGAAATTAATTGGATCCCTTAGGgcacactgaaaaaaatgtcTTGTAACTAAAGAGGTTTGAAATAGACTTGCCACTAAGGTTTGACATCATTATTTGTTATAGATATATGGACTTAAATAAATCTCATTCTggatttatgatttatttaaagGGCTCCCACATTCTCCGAGTGAAAGTTACATCTAGATTTTAAACTACGGTGTTAGATACAATATTTGCAATCCGTACCTTGGCTCTTTTCTCCTCCGTTTCGCTGCTCATTCTGAAATGTTGTTCCtctttttttcaaatgtttaCGATGACACCTTTGTTTCACCTGCTGTTGCTTCTAGCCAGTCGGCAAGTGTGGAACAAAGTTCACCAAGCCGGGCTTTAATACCGTTCTAGTACAAAGCACTTGCCGCACTAACTGAATTATTTAGCTTGGTCACCGTTCTTTTGTTGACCATTTTtagttgtttttatttgtatgCTTTTTTTGTGCCGGCAGTTTGTTTACTTTTGGTCAAGTGTGTGTTTTGGCCATTCGATTGCACCGGAATAACTATCGTAACAAAAAGTTATCGCATTAAACTAATTGCTGCTTTCAATAATAATTGCATACTTC is a window of Drosophila bipectinata strain 14024-0381.07 chromosome 2R, DbipHiC1v2, whole genome shotgun sequence DNA encoding:
- the LOC108119217 gene encoding endoplasmic reticulum metallopeptidase 1 isoform X2; protein product: MSSETEEKRAKTQPNGCERAFIQHNKIKWYWAPAFFGFWLLLYVTISIPACHHLPRPLTIQDEAKHPDQFIAERAENNLRDLVSLGPRVVGSRTNEMAALKLLSEKTHKIKSGTANEIEVDVQVASGSYVHWSMVNMYQSIQNIVVKVSPRGTNSTTWLLVNSHYDSVPAGPGAGDDASMVATMMEVLRVLVNSEKPLKNPVVFLFNGAEENPLQASHAFITQHKWAKYCKALINLDSCGNGGREILFQSGPNHPWLMKNYRRAIKHPYASTMGEEMFQNNMIPSDTDFRIFRDHGAVPGLDMAYTYNGYVYHTRHDKAEIFPRGSLQHTGDNLLALVREIANSPELEDSSKYAEGHTIYFDVMGWFLVFYTETEGVIFNVIVSLAAIGLIGFAFKLMSVSSGIRLEKILKRVLHTFFVNLLSVLVSAIIPVLLGLFMDAVHLPMSWFSNSWLILGLYFTTFFFGFAIVPAMYFHWTKFDKLPIGQRVQILLHCHCLLLAILTLIFTICGIRSVFVLTLSCLFYTVGLIVNIATKLHSKDVAWVIPHIVCLIPPFVFFAYFSHGFFTTFIPMFGRFGENLNPDLAVAIFSVAVGFLCCGFILPVLQLFNKSKTIICGLLGITAICFIIALTPAGFPYRPETNVQRFAVLHAKRTFHDADNKIRRQESGYFIMPQDRRTYTVKNDVINMTLAQRIGDDCEKEINCGLPLYNQRWHKTRKNSLWIPASEPILGDDLPTVKVISKKELSATKIRYDMTLTGPNHMAVFVQPLNGAFITNWSFHQAPLRLRFDPPYFIYFSWGVNGDPLKFWIELEKPNGNFNSSTLELGLGGHWTHHKDMLTPDFKKFLDSFPKYTDATPWPASFESWIY
- the LOC108119217 gene encoding endoplasmic reticulum metallopeptidase 1 isoform X1, which encodes MSGSEKNVRRRVITPTSDPHNTDPLLRPRSSQQYETQPNGCERAFIQHNKIKWYWAPAFFGFWLLLYVTISIPACHHLPRPLTIQDEAKHPDQFIAERAENNLRDLVSLGPRVVGSRTNEMAALKLLSEKTHKIKSGTANEIEVDVQVASGSYVHWSMVNMYQSIQNIVVKVSPRGTNSTTWLLVNSHYDSVPAGPGAGDDASMVATMMEVLRVLVNSEKPLKNPVVFLFNGAEENPLQASHAFITQHKWAKYCKALINLDSCGNGGREILFQSGPNHPWLMKNYRRAIKHPYASTMGEEMFQNNMIPSDTDFRIFRDHGAVPGLDMAYTYNGYVYHTRHDKAEIFPRGSLQHTGDNLLALVREIANSPELEDSSKYAEGHTIYFDVMGWFLVFYTETEGVIFNVIVSLAAIGLIGFAFKLMSVSSGIRLEKILKRVLHTFFVNLLSVLVSAIIPVLLGLFMDAVHLPMSWFSNSWLILGLYFTTFFFGFAIVPAMYFHWTKFDKLPIGQRVQILLHCHCLLLAILTLIFTICGIRSVFVLTLSCLFYTVGLIVNIATKLHSKDVAWVIPHIVCLIPPFVFFAYFSHGFFTTFIPMFGRFGENLNPDLAVAIFSVAVGFLCCGFILPVLQLFNKSKTIICGLLGITAICFIIALTPAGFPYRPETNVQRFAVLHAKRTFHDADNKIRRQESGYFIMPQDRRTYTVKNDVINMTLAQRIGDDCEKEINCGLPLYNQRWHKTRKNSLWIPASEPILGDDLPTVKVISKKELSATKIRYDMTLTGPNHMAVFVQPLNGAFITNWSFHQAPLRLRFDPPYFIYFSWGVNGDPLKFWIELEKPNGNFNSSTLELGLGGHWTHHKDMLTPDFKKFLDSFPKYTDATPWPASFESWIY